From the genome of uncultured Bacteroides sp.:
AGGGATGGTGAATCTTGACATCTCATGTATGTGCTTGGGCCCCGACAATAAAATATATGTTGGTAGTTTAAATAAAGGATTGTTTTCGTATAATCCATTGACCAATTCCTTCGATGTTATTTCTTACCCAACTAAGCTTCCAATAAAAACCCTTTATGTAAATAAGCAACATCAAATCATGGTTGGAACAGATGGAAAAGGCTTAAAAATCTATGACCCGATTTACAAGAAATTTGTAGAAAATAAATACAATATTCCAACTTTCGATTTTACAAAATCTAAAATTCATTCTATTATTGAAGATAAAGCAGGAGATATCTGGTTAGGCATTTTTCAAAAAGGTGTAATGCTATTGCCTGCCAATCGGAGCAATTTTAAATATATTGGTCATAAATCTATTTTAAAAAACAATATTGGCTCTAATTGCATTATGTCGGTATGCAAAGACCATAAAGGAGTTTTATGGATTGGAACAGATAACGATGGCATATACAGTGTTGCTCCAAGTGGAGAAGTTAAATCACATTTTAGTCAGGAAAATGGTTCAAATGTTCCTTCTACAATCATAAGTCTTTATGAAGATTCAGACCAAAATTTATGGGTAGGTTCCTTTTTCCAAGGTCTGGCTAAATTAAACAAAGAAACCGGCCATTGCGAATATATACAAAAAATGAATACCGATTGTGTATTTAGTATTGTAGAAGACAAAAATAAAAATTTGTGGCTTGGCACAATGGGCTCCGGAGTATATTCCATGAATATAAAAAATAATCAGATAGTACACTATCCTTCAGTACAAGGATATAATAAAAAGCGAAATACGTTACATAATCGCTGGGTTACAGCTATGTTACTGACTCGCAATAATAAATTATATATCGGAACGTTTGATGGAATAGGATGCCTGGATTTGAAAACCAAGAATTTTGTATCAACGTATAATTCAAATAAACTTTTAAGCGGATATATAATCTACACGATATTTGAAGATACAAAAGGATATATTTGGATTGGAACCTCAGAAGGTATATTATGCCTCAATCCTCATAATCAACAGATAACATCATTTGATATGAAAAACGGATTGCCGAGTAATGTTATTTGTGGAATTTGCGGAGACAAACAAGGGAATCTTTGGATTAGTACAAGTTATGGTATATCTAAATATAATCCAACAAAAAAAACATTCACTAATTACTACGCAGACGATGGACTACAAGGTAATGAATTCAGCAAGAATGCTTTATTCAGAGATAAAAGCGGTGAAATTATTTTTGGAGGTGTTAATGGAGTTACATCATTTTTCCCTGAAAAAATAACTAATCCAGCCAAGAAACTTGATATACGTATAACTGGATTCTATATCCATGATCAGGCTATCAATAAAGGAGATAAATCTGGTTCATACAGCGTTATTGATACGGCTGTTTCTGAAGCAAAAGACTTCCATCTTGCAGCAAGCGATAACTCTTTCCGCATCGAATTTTCAGCAATGGAGTTTTGTAATCCGGAACGAATTACTTTTATGTATGCCTTAAACAATGATAATTGGAACACACTTCAGCCAGGAGAAAATCATATTTCATTCAACAATTTAGCTCCTGGAAAATACCATTTTAAAGTAAAAGCGAAGTATTACGAAACTTATTCTGACATCAAAGAAATTACAATTATTATATCACCACCATGGTATGCATCTCTTGGTGCGAAAATTATCTATTTCATTATAATTATCACTGCTTTATATTTTACGCGACAACAAATCTTGCAAAGACGTAAAATTAAACTTAAATTTCAGCAACAAGCTCATGCTGAAGAAATCAATGAGGCCAAGCTTCAGTTCTTTATTAATATATCTCATGAGATACGAACTCCAATGACACTAATTATTAGCCCATTGCAGAAACTTATGACAATAGACAAAGATCAAGAGCGGCAGAAGTTGTATCATACCATTTTTAGAAATTCCAAACGAATTCTTGCCTTAATGAATCAATTAATGGATATCCGAAAAATAGACAAGAAACAGATGGTTCTAAAATTTCGCGAAACTGACATCGTAAATTTAACGCATGATCTTGTTAAGGTCTTTGAGAGTCAGTCTATCAATAAACAAATAAAACTGAATTTTCAGTCAGATGTTTCAGAATTAAAAGCATGGATAGATCCTAATAACTTTGATAAGATTATTCTCAATCTACTTTCTAATGCGTTCAAATTTACACCTAAAAATGGAGAGATAAGCACTGCCATCCATATAGGAGAGAATAATGACGAAAATGATAAGCCAGCACATTATTATGAAATCATTATATCTGACAGTGGAATTGGGATTAAGAAAGAGGAAATAGAGCGTATTTTTGAACGCTTTTACCAGATTAATAATAGTCAGAACAATTCAAATATTGGTACTGGTATAGGACTCCATCTTACACGATCACTGGTGCAACTACATCATGGAAAAATTTGGGCTGAAAATAATGAAGATGGAAAAGGCTGTCGATTTATAATACGTCTACCACTAGGCAACGATTTCTTAATTCCCGAAGAAATAGCTGATGATGCAGAAATTACAGATAATGTTAATCAAGACAGCTCTGTAATGGTAACAGAAACAATTGATAGCATCGATAATGCACAAGTTAAAATAAAAACTAAATATAAAGTATTAATAGTAGAGGATGACGAAGAGATTCGCAAATATCTAAAAGACGAATTAGGAAACGAATTCCATATTATAGAAAGTTGTAATGGAAAAGAAGCTCTTCCAATAATATTAAAGAAAGCGCCAGATTTAATTATTAGTGATGTGATGATGCCAGAAATGGACGGGATGGAACTTTGCCAAAAGATTAAACAGAATATTAATATCAATCATATACCTGTTATTTTACTAACAGCAAAGACCAGAGAAGAAGATAATATTGAAGGATTGGAAGTTGGCGCTGATAGCTATATAACAAAGCCTTTCAGCATTGATATCGTAAGAAAAACAATCCAAAATTTAATAAAAAACAGAGAATGTTTAAAGAACACCCTGACAGGCCAACAAATTCAGGAAGATAAGATTGATAAAATTAATCTCAAAGCACCCGACGAGAAGTTATTGGAAAGAATAATGTCTGTGATAAATAAAAATATAAACAATATAGACTTTAGTGTAGAAATATTAGCTTCTGAAGTTGGAATAAGCAGAGTTCATCTGCATCGCAAGATGAAAGAACTTACCAATCAAACTACACGTGATTTTATTCGCAATGTACGATTGCAACAAGCAGCATCATTATTAAAGGATAAAAATCAAAATATAAGTGAAGTTGCATTTGCTACGGGATTTGTTAATGCAACATATTTTTCTACAGCATTTAAAGAGTTGTATGGAATGAGTCCGAAAGAATACATGGAACAAAGCAAAGAATAATTGATTTTAATATAGTATCCCTTTTAGAATCTATTTATCTAATTTATTCAGCACACTCAAGTGTAGTAATTACCTTGAGTGTGCTACGAATAAATTAAACCAAAAATAACCTATTTCTATTCAGGTAAAGCATCATTAGCCGAAGTAGCATACAAACCAATTAAACTTCCGGTAAATCCGCCAGCTATATTAGTCGAAAGAATATCTCCTGACACCATTCCTCCTAAATTCTTAAATTCACCATTGTTTTCGGAATAGCTAAAACTATACTCATTTCCTTTAGCTGTTACTTGCAATTGAACAGGCTTTGATGCATCAATTTTTGCACTTGCCAAAATTACAGAGTTTCCTTTCTCTGTTCTTTGCAACAAAATATATGTATCCTTTTTAATCTTTGTAATACCAAAAACATAATTAAACCTCTCAGATTGGTAGCAAACTAATCCAGCCAAATCATTTTCTACTTTAGGCTGATAGTTCAAAACTGTTGTAGCTGTGAAATTTTTATGTTGTTGTCTATAGAAAAGAGAAGACACCGGTTTTACTTCCTTAATATTCACGTTAAAAGGCATAATCTGTACACCACCTTTAGGATTGATATGAATAAAATCTTCACGAGGACCTCTCATTCCAATCCATGAATAAGCTAAATTGGGAGAAGTGAACTTTTCTGTATAAGTAAAATTACCATTTGGCAAAAAACCATCTTTTCCTTGACGATTTATAACGCCTTTTGGTAATTTCAATTTAGGTTCCATTGGAATAAGGCCATTTTCAAAAATAGGGAATTCACCACTCCAATCAACTGGAAGGATAAAAGTTTCGCGACCACTATTTACAAAATTCTTTTCATTAGGACGAATAGCCAGAAAAACTCCATAATATTTTCCGCCCGGACCTTCAACAAGATCGGCATGTCCAGTCCAATCTATTTTATTTCTTCTTTCAGGACGTAAATATCTTTGTGAAAGAATAGGATTGTTTCCAGATGGAATAAAAGGTCCCTTTGGACTATTGCTCACAAAAATGACTTCACTATGCCAATCGCCTGTACCACCTTCAGCACACATCAAATAGTAGCGACCGTTCTTTTTGTATAAATGAGGTCCTTCAATCCAAATTGGTTTCTTTTTAATATCTACTCCCCCATCAACAATAATTTTATCTGTTCCCGGAATAATCTGATCTGTATTTAAATCATATTCCCAGATTTTAATCACCCTATGTCCATTGTACAGTTCTTTTCCATTATCAGGAGCATCATTATGTACAATATAAGCTTTCCCGTTATCATCGAAGAAGATAGAAGGGTCAATACCATTAAAATTTAATTTAATTGGATCGCTCCAACCCTTTAAAGGATCTTTTGTTTTAACTACCATATTGCCTATTCCAGAAGCAAATTGAGTAGTAATCATATAAAAAGTATCATTATATGGATTATATTTAATGTCCGGAGCATATATTCCAGCACTTACACCGGCAGTTTCCACTTTCAGTTGAGATGTTCTGTCGAGTACATGCCCTATTTGTTTCCAATTAACCAAATCATTGGAATGAAAGATAGGAACCCCTGGAAACATAGAGAAAGAAGAATTTACCAAATAATAATCATTTCCTTTACGGGTTATACTTGGATCAGGATAACAACCTTGCAAAATCGGATTATAAAACTCGTCATCACCCAATGGATTTTCTCTATAGACATCATCATCTCCCTGATATACAAACTGTGTAAACGTCGGATCATTTTTCGACTTAACCTGTAAGCTCTTTTTCTTTACACCTGATTGCGCTGAACCAGTTTGGCATAAAGAGAAAATAGCCATAAACGCAAATAAAAAACTAAATTTAATTTTAGATGTTTTCATTATAAAAAAGTATTAATTAGATATATCAAATTCATTTGAATTTCGGTATTAAGATGCAGAAGCCTGTTGTTTTAAACATCAAAACAAAGTATTGCAAAAATATAAAGATGGCTAAAGTCTAAACAATAAAAATGTATCCTATGCTTTTGATTACGTAACAACGAGTATAGATATAATGCAAAAATGTTTCATTTTTAGATTTAACTATTTTATTAGCAGAATTATGAGGTTTATTTTGATACTGCATACATATTTGAAGTTCTAATAAAACAAAAGTTCTTTATTGGTGGATTATTTATTTTAGTCTATAGAAATTAGTAAGCACTCGGCCAAAGGCTTATGGGTTCTCTATCCAGGGCTTATGGGTTCTCGAAAGCGGGCTTATGGGTTCATGGACGTGGGCTTACTTATAGTTCATAATAAAATCCCTAAACAACCACCTATATACCTGATAATTTGAGTAATTAAATATTCTAATAGAGCTCAGATTTATAATTATAGGGAATTCAAATACAATGTTTCGGAGTGTAGAATTAGTAGCGGATAAAACAAATTTGTAGCAGATTTTTTTTCATCTGCTACCACTTTAAAAGACTTCCAGCAAGGCTTTTTAGCTATTTTAGTAGCAGATGGGCAGATGTTTTTATAAAATTGCATAAAATAACCCTGCACTATTTTTAGAAATAGTGCAGGGCATAGAGAGATATATTATTCAAAAAAAACTAATTCATGTCATTACCTTTCAGGTTTGGATTATTGTTCAACTCAGACTGAGGGAAAGGAAAATACATAGCCTTTTCTGACCAACCTAAAGTTTTCAATGGTTCAAGCCATTTGGCATCAGCCATACCCCAGCGGAGTAAATCGAAATAGCGCAAATACTCACCACAGAATTCAACATAACGTTCATGTTCAATAATATTCTTTATGCTATTCATGGCAACACCATTGATGACTTTACCACTTGATAATAACGCATCAACATTAGGAATTGTACCAGGAGAATGTTGATACCATAAATGTGGTTGTTCAGATGGAACTACTTTATTAGCTCTATCTCTAACTTGCTGAATATAATATTTAGGACCAGTAGGATCTGTAATAGCCTTACTATCATTACCAGTCTCACTTAAACACTCTGCATACATTAATAATACATCAGAATAACGCATCAAACGAGTATTGATATCATCATCAATATCAGCAATCTGGTAATCAGGACATTCCTTTCTGGTACCATAAAGATCATTATCTGAAGACAAATGTGCCATCATATAATTCCAGTCAGCAACATTACCTGATAATTCTGTATATTTTGCTCCTCCCGGGCACCATAGAGTCATGTATCTTCTTGGGTCTCCATCTTCAAATTCATCATAAGTCTTTTTGTTAGGAGCGATATTCCACCAAGAGCTACCAGTACCGTCAGGAACTCCAATCTCTTGCCATTTCCAGGAATCAGAATTATCTCCACCCAACCAGCTTGTACCATTGAACATCTGGACTTCAAATACAGATTCATCATTATTCTCGTTATCTCCGCCCAAGCCATTAGCTCTAAAATTATCCATAAGCTTATATTCTTTACTATCTATAACAGCTTTCAATAAAGGAGCTGCTTTATCAAATTCGGCAGTTTTTCCTTTCTCGAGAATAGGACGATACATATATGCTTTTGCTAAATATGCTTGCGCTGTACCTTTGGTAGCACGCCCTTTGTTTGCCACATTAGCATAAAGTTCACTACGCAATGGTAAAAGTTCAGAAGCTTTTTTGAAATCATCAATAATCAAAGCATATATTTCACCAGGTTTTGCGTTAGTAGGATAATAATCAGATTGATTTTGTGCTGAATGATCAACCAATGGAATTGTTTCTCCAAAGAGAGCACAAAGGTGCATATAATGTAAGCCTCTCAAGAAATAAGCCTCACCTAACAATCTATTTTTAACCGTTTCAGATATTTCCCCACTAAAATTACTTATTTTTTCGATGGCTGTATTAGATGCATAAACACCTTCAAAGTACCCTTTCCATCCTGAGGTAATGTTTCCTTGATTTGGAGGAGTGCTATATGTGTCAGGATAAAGTTCTTCACCTACACATTTAAAAGTATGTTCGAAATCATCTCCAGGAAGTAACATATAATAATATGCCCCACGACCATAGCCACCTTCAACACCATTAAAACTGATTAAGCACTGATAAGCCGGTATTACAGCAAGTTCTAATTGTGCTGCTGTTTTGTAATATGTATCAACAGATAACTGCGAAGGATTATTCAAATCCATATCGGGCATACAGCTACTTAAAATTGCTGCAGAACTGCACAATAAGCAGAATTTTGATATTTTTTTCATTGTATTTTTAATTTAAAGATTCAACCTTTAGAACGACAATTGAGCACCCACGAAAAATTCTCTTGAGTTAGGGAATGTAGGATCCCATGAACTAGATCCATCAACACCTCTTGTTAAGTTTGTGCCACCTGTATCCTGATCACCAACTTCTGGGTCAAAGCCTGAATATTTAGTTAAGGTTATCAAGTTTTTCCCACCAACATAC
Proteins encoded in this window:
- a CDS encoding RagB/SusD family nutrient uptake outer membrane protein gives rise to the protein MKKISKFCLLCSSAAILSSCMPDMDLNNPSQLSVDTYYKTAAQLELAVIPAYQCLISFNGVEGGYGRGAYYYMLLPGDDFEHTFKCVGEELYPDTYSTPPNQGNITSGWKGYFEGVYASNTAIEKISNFSGEISETVKNRLLGEAYFLRGLHYMHLCALFGETIPLVDHSAQNQSDYYPTNAKPGEIYALIIDDFKKASELLPLRSELYANVANKGRATKGTAQAYLAKAYMYRPILEKGKTAEFDKAAPLLKAVIDSKEYKLMDNFRANGLGGDNENNDESVFEVQMFNGTSWLGGDNSDSWKWQEIGVPDGTGSSWWNIAPNKKTYDEFEDGDPRRYMTLWCPGGAKYTELSGNVADWNYMMAHLSSDNDLYGTRKECPDYQIADIDDDINTRLMRYSDVLLMYAECLSETGNDSKAITDPTGPKYYIQQVRDRANKVVPSEQPHLWYQHSPGTIPNVDALLSSGKVINGVAMNSIKNIIEHERYVEFCGEYLRYFDLLRWGMADAKWLEPLKTLGWSEKAMYFPFPQSELNNNPNLKGNDMN
- a CDS encoding two-component regulator propeller domain-containing protein — protein: MRATQISIFLLFCFSICGFAQSGKLFTVDKELSSSMVNKVTQDSKGNIWIATEDGLNYYDGAKFLTFKHKKEDKSSIKSNYVLSVFNDSQHNLYIGYVNGLQQYDYASGKFTDIPLLSAQNNKPLDAHIHIIYERKNGDILIGTAGHGMFLLKRNSKQAKQVVLRSIPSFFITTIQEDNKGNLWIGTEGKGVFCLTSGKKQETRQYLNGPGMVNLDISCMCLGPDNKIYVGSLNKGLFSYNPLTNSFDVISYPTKLPIKTLYVNKQHQIMVGTDGKGLKIYDPIYKKFVENKYNIPTFDFTKSKIHSIIEDKAGDIWLGIFQKGVMLLPANRSNFKYIGHKSILKNNIGSNCIMSVCKDHKGVLWIGTDNDGIYSVAPSGEVKSHFSQENGSNVPSTIISLYEDSDQNLWVGSFFQGLAKLNKETGHCEYIQKMNTDCVFSIVEDKNKNLWLGTMGSGVYSMNIKNNQIVHYPSVQGYNKKRNTLHNRWVTAMLLTRNNKLYIGTFDGIGCLDLKTKNFVSTYNSNKLLSGYIIYTIFEDTKGYIWIGTSEGILCLNPHNQQITSFDMKNGLPSNVICGICGDKQGNLWISTSYGISKYNPTKKTFTNYYADDGLQGNEFSKNALFRDKSGEIIFGGVNGVTSFFPEKITNPAKKLDIRITGFYIHDQAINKGDKSGSYSVIDTAVSEAKDFHLAASDNSFRIEFSAMEFCNPERITFMYALNNDNWNTLQPGENHISFNNLAPGKYHFKVKAKYYETYSDIKEITIIISPPWYASLGAKIIYFIIIITALYFTRQQILQRRKIKLKFQQQAHAEEINEAKLQFFINISHEIRTPMTLIISPLQKLMTIDKDQERQKLYHTIFRNSKRILALMNQLMDIRKIDKKQMVLKFRETDIVNLTHDLVKVFESQSINKQIKLNFQSDVSELKAWIDPNNFDKIILNLLSNAFKFTPKNGEISTAIHIGENNDENDKPAHYYEIIISDSGIGIKKEEIERIFERFYQINNSQNNSNIGTGIGLHLTRSLVQLHHGKIWAENNEDGKGCRFIIRLPLGNDFLIPEEIADDAEITDNVNQDSSVMVTETIDSIDNAQVKIKTKYKVLIVEDDEEIRKYLKDELGNEFHIIESCNGKEALPIILKKAPDLIISDVMMPEMDGMELCQKIKQNININHIPVILLTAKTREEDNIEGLEVGADSYITKPFSIDIVRKTIQNLIKNRECLKNTLTGQQIQEDKIDKINLKAPDEKLLERIMSVINKNINNIDFSVEILASEVGISRVHLHRKMKELTNQTTRDFIRNVRLQQAASLLKDKNQNISEVAFATGFVNATYFSTAFKELYGMSPKEYMEQSKE
- a CDS encoding glycoside hydrolase family 43 protein, which translates into the protein MKTSKIKFSFLFAFMAIFSLCQTGSAQSGVKKKSLQVKSKNDPTFTQFVYQGDDDVYRENPLGDDEFYNPILQGCYPDPSITRKGNDYYLVNSSFSMFPGVPIFHSNDLVNWKQIGHVLDRTSQLKVETAGVSAGIYAPDIKYNPYNDTFYMITTQFASGIGNMVVKTKDPLKGWSDPIKLNFNGIDPSIFFDDNGKAYIVHNDAPDNGKELYNGHRVIKIWEYDLNTDQIIPGTDKIIVDGGVDIKKKPIWIEGPHLYKKNGRYYLMCAEGGTGDWHSEVIFVSNSPKGPFIPSGNNPILSQRYLRPERRNKIDWTGHADLVEGPGGKYYGVFLAIRPNEKNFVNSGRETFILPVDWSGEFPIFENGLIPMEPKLKLPKGVINRQGKDGFLPNGNFTYTEKFTSPNLAYSWIGMRGPREDFIHINPKGGVQIMPFNVNIKEVKPVSSLFYRQQHKNFTATTVLNYQPKVENDLAGLVCYQSERFNYVFGITKIKKDTYILLQRTEKGNSVILASAKIDASKPVQLQVTAKGNEYSFSYSENNGEFKNLGGMVSGDILSTNIAGGFTGSLIGLYATSANDALPE